In Zobellia roscoffensis, the following are encoded in one genomic region:
- a CDS encoding RbsD/FucU domain-containing protein yields the protein MLKTPVIHPTIMEALARSGHFAQVVIADGNLPVGAMTGPNSVTVHLNFRPGLLDALTVLEGILEVCPVQGAIVMEKPAEANAEIHDAYKKLLGDVTWDEMERWAFYDKIRNPNTTLIIQTGEQRRFANLILTVGVVKMAEERGF from the coding sequence ATGCTAAAGACTCCAGTAATACATCCGACAATCATGGAGGCGCTTGCGCGTTCAGGTCATTTTGCACAAGTTGTAATTGCAGATGGTAATTTGCCGGTAGGTGCTATGACAGGCCCTAATTCTGTTACTGTACATCTTAATTTTCGTCCTGGACTGTTAGATGCGCTTACAGTTTTAGAAGGTATACTAGAAGTTTGTCCCGTTCAAGGTGCAATTGTTATGGAAAAACCTGCAGAAGCAAATGCAGAAATACACGATGCTTATAAAAAGTTATTGGGTGATGTTACATGGGATGAGATGGAACGTTGGGCTTTTTATGATAAAATAAGAAATCCTAATACTACACTAATCATTCAAACAGGAGAGCAGCGCCGTTTCGCAAATTTAATACTTACGGTTGGTGTTGTTAAAATGGCAGAAGAGCGTGGTTTTTAG
- a CDS encoding SDR family NAD(P)-dependent oxidoreductase produces the protein MTNKNKLTGKNILITAGAQGIGESITRHFIDSGANVAIHYFSSSDTANKLVEYAISKEQKAIAISGDLTKEADAKAMVEKTVEELGGLDVLVNNAGSLVARKMLSDMEADFWHKVMDINMTSMMFVTRAAAPFLAKNNNSSIVNLASLAGRKGGHPGSLVYSTSKGAILTFTRALSTELGGQGTRVNAVAPGLILGTSFHNTHTTKESADATTAGIPIQRAGNAADVARAVLFLASEYDGFITGATLDINGGVYNM, from the coding sequence ATGACAAATAAAAATAAACTAACCGGAAAAAACATTCTAATTACTGCTGGCGCTCAGGGCATTGGTGAGTCAATCACTAGACACTTCATTGATAGTGGTGCCAATGTTGCAATTCATTATTTTTCTAGCTCCGATACTGCAAACAAATTGGTGGAATATGCAATTAGCAAAGAGCAAAAGGCAATTGCTATAAGTGGCGACTTAACCAAAGAAGCCGATGCCAAGGCAATGGTGGAAAAAACAGTAGAAGAATTAGGGGGCTTGGATGTACTCGTCAACAATGCAGGTTCTCTGGTGGCCCGTAAAATGCTGAGTGATATGGAAGCTGATTTTTGGCATAAGGTTATGGATATCAATATGACATCTATGATGTTCGTGACACGCGCCGCAGCTCCTTTTTTAGCAAAAAATAACAATAGTAGTATTGTTAATTTAGCATCTCTTGCTGGCCGTAAAGGCGGGCATCCTGGGTCGCTCGTTTATTCTACAAGTAAAGGTGCCATTTTAACCTTCACAAGAGCACTCTCAACAGAATTGGGAGGACAGGGTACGCGTGTTAATGCAGTAGCTCCAGGTCTTATTCTTGGCACTTCGTTTCATAATACGCATACTACAAAAGAATCTGCAGATGCTACAACGGCGGGTATTCCAATTCAGCGCGCAGGTAATGCTGCAGACGTAGCCCGAGCGGTTTTATTTCTAGCTTCTGAATATGATGGTTTCATTACTGGCGCTACATTAGACATCAATGGCGGTGTTTATAATATGTAA
- a CDS encoding M42 family metallopeptidase gives MATKKILTKKSLDFFEKYLNNAAPTGYEWEGQKIWMDYIKPYVDTFITDTYGTAVGVINPDAKFKVVIEGHSDEISWYVNYVSDNGLLYVIRNGGSDHQIAPSKWVNIHTKKGIVKGVFGWPAIHTRDKGKETPPKLDNIFIDIGAKDKEEVEKMGVHVGCVITYPDEFQVLNGDKFVCRAIDNRAGGFMIAEVARLLHENKKKLPFGLYITNSVQEEIGLRGAEMITQTIKPNVAIITDVCHDTTTPMIDQKTQGHTEIGSGPVISYAPAVQNKLRERILDTAETNKIPFQRMAASRATGTDTDAFAYSNGGVASALISLPLRYMHTTVETVHRDDVENVIKLIYETLLTIKEGETFSYFD, from the coding sequence ATGGCTACAAAGAAAATTCTTACCAAAAAATCATTGGATTTTTTCGAAAAATATTTAAACAATGCGGCTCCTACAGGCTATGAATGGGAAGGTCAAAAAATATGGATGGATTACATAAAACCATATGTAGACACGTTCATTACTGATACTTACGGCACAGCTGTTGGAGTCATTAACCCGGACGCCAAATTCAAGGTTGTAATAGAAGGCCACTCAGATGAAATTTCTTGGTACGTGAACTATGTTAGCGATAACGGACTGTTGTACGTAATTAGAAACGGTGGTAGTGACCACCAGATTGCCCCTTCTAAATGGGTGAACATTCATACGAAAAAAGGAATAGTTAAAGGAGTTTTTGGATGGCCTGCCATTCACACGCGCGATAAAGGAAAAGAAACACCTCCTAAATTGGACAATATTTTTATTGATATAGGTGCCAAAGATAAAGAGGAAGTGGAAAAAATGGGCGTTCATGTAGGATGTGTTATCACCTATCCAGACGAGTTTCAAGTATTGAACGGCGATAAATTTGTTTGTCGTGCTATTGATAACCGTGCTGGTGGTTTTATGATTGCGGAAGTTGCACGTTTGCTTCATGAGAATAAAAAGAAGTTACCTTTTGGACTATACATTACCAACTCTGTTCAGGAAGAAATAGGTCTTCGTGGCGCAGAGATGATAACACAGACCATAAAGCCAAACGTAGCTATCATTACAGATGTATGTCATGATACGACAACACCAATGATAGATCAAAAAACACAAGGCCATACTGAAATAGGTTCAGGACCTGTAATCTCCTATGCTCCAGCAGTTCAGAATAAATTACGCGAACGCATCCTTGATACTGCTGAAACAAATAAAATTCCTTTTCAGCGTATGGCGGCTTCCAGAGCTACGGGAACTGACACCGATGCTTTTGCCTATAGTAACGGTGGTGTAGCTTCTGCACTTATATCATTACCGTTGCGTTATATGCACACCACCGTAGAAACGGTTCATAGAGATGATGTAGAAAATGTAATTAAATTGATTTACGAAACACTCCTGACCATAAAAGAAGGAGAGACTTTTAGTTATTTCGATTAA
- a CDS encoding DUF4249 family protein, translating into MKKLIYILCMFLLFTACEDVIDVDVPTDKSRLTVDALMRIDTTQASSTYYAEVKVSASSNFFESIEPAELEQISITNLETEETIALFETFIGSGVYQSQTTIDFMTSGELVLYIEYDGSKYAARTTYVPSVPIRKLVQGDATLFSGEETEIIVAFDDQPNRTDFYLFDFDFNEYLVTEDTFYPGSTFEFSYFYDDDVKDGMEIDISILGVDRSFYNYMNQLIVQSGGDQGPFQTPSATVQGNIFNVTDVEDLSDLDNLADVVDQENFALGYFAVCQTFDKSITIE; encoded by the coding sequence ATGAAAAAATTGATATATATACTCTGTATGTTCCTTCTTTTTACAGCTTGTGAAGATGTTATAGATGTAGACGTTCCTACGGATAAGTCTAGGCTTACCGTAGATGCGTTAATGCGAATAGATACCACCCAGGCTTCTTCTACCTATTATGCCGAGGTGAAGGTAAGCGCTTCAAGTAACTTTTTTGAATCCATAGAACCTGCGGAACTTGAACAAATTAGCATAACCAATCTTGAAACTGAGGAGACCATAGCACTCTTTGAGACTTTTATTGGTAGCGGCGTATATCAAAGTCAAACCACTATAGATTTTATGACCTCTGGCGAATTAGTTCTTTATATAGAATATGATGGCTCTAAATATGCGGCCAGAACCACTTATGTACCATCTGTTCCCATTAGAAAACTGGTACAGGGCGATGCTACTCTTTTTTCTGGAGAAGAAACTGAAATAATTGTAGCGTTTGACGACCAACCCAACCGAACAGATTTTTATCTATTCGATTTTGATTTTAATGAATATCTAGTTACCGAAGATACTTTTTACCCAGGAAGCACCTTTGAATTCTCCTATTTTTATGATGACGATGTCAAAGACGGCATGGAAATAGACATAAGCATTCTTGGTGTGGATAGGTCTTTTTACAATTATATGAATCAACTTATTGTTCAATCCGGCGGTGACCAAGGCCCTTTTCAAACCCCATCGGCCACAGTGCAAGGAAACATCTTTAATGTAACTGATGTTGAAGACTTGTCAGACTTAGACAACTTAGCGGACGTTGTGGACCAGGAAAATTTTGCGTTAGGGTATTTTGCAGTCTGCCAAACTTTCGATAAATCCATCACAATTGAATAA
- a CDS encoding NADP-dependent isocitrate dehydrogenase, producing MSKIFYTKTDEAPALATQSFLPIVKAFTKTAGITIETKDISLAGRIIAVFPDFLKDDQKIANDLEELGALAKKPEANIIKLPNISASVPQLKEAIKELQDNGYNLPSYPDEPSNDVEKDIKSRYDKIKGSAVNPVLREGNSDRRAPRAVKNYAKQNPHSMGAWSPDSKTHVATMNHGDFKANEKSLTLPSATDIKIELVKNDGNTVVLKDKLGLLEGEIIDATVLSKNALVAFLKEQVKDAKDKGVLFSLHMKATMMKVSDPIIFGHAVEVFFADVFTKHASTFKTIGISANDGLENLFTKLNELPADQKEAIEKDIKKAISEGPDLAMVNSDKGITNLHVPSDIIIDASMPAMIRNSGKMWNAEGKAQDTKAVIPDSSYAEIYSATIDFCRKHGAFDPTTMGTVPNVGLMAQKAEEYGSHDKTFEISAAGTVKVVDVNSGKTLEEHVVEEGDIWRMCQVKDAPIQDWIKLAVSRARATNDPAVFWLDEDRAHDAELIKKVNAYLPNYDTSELDIRILSPKKATEFTLARMKEGKDTISVSGNVLRDYLTDLFPILEVGTSAKMLSIVPLMNGGGLFETGAGGSAPKHVEQFLEEGHLRWDSLGEFLALGVSLDFYGEKNKNEKARILGDALDSATEKFLINDKSPSRKVKEIDTRGSHFYLAMYWAEALANQSKDAELQATFKKVFEVIEGKESTIVDELIKAQGQPQDIGGYYKPNQELAAKAMRPSQTFNSILDTI from the coding sequence ATGTCCAAAATTTTTTATACAAAAACAGATGAAGCTCCAGCTTTAGCTACACAGTCATTTTTACCAATTGTAAAAGCATTTACTAAAACTGCTGGTATCACCATAGAGACCAAAGACATTTCTTTGGCTGGAAGAATAATAGCTGTATTCCCTGATTTTCTAAAAGATGATCAAAAAATAGCCAACGACTTAGAAGAGTTAGGCGCCTTGGCTAAAAAGCCAGAAGCTAACATCATTAAGCTTCCAAATATTAGTGCTTCCGTTCCTCAATTAAAAGAAGCCATCAAAGAATTACAAGATAATGGGTACAATTTGCCTAGTTATCCAGATGAACCTTCTAATGACGTTGAGAAAGATATTAAATCCAGATATGACAAAATTAAAGGTAGCGCGGTAAACCCGGTTCTTAGAGAAGGGAATTCTGACCGGAGAGCGCCAAGAGCCGTAAAAAATTATGCAAAGCAAAACCCGCATTCTATGGGCGCTTGGAGCCCTGATTCAAAAACCCATGTAGCTACCATGAATCATGGTGACTTTAAAGCCAACGAGAAATCGTTGACATTACCATCAGCTACTGATATAAAAATAGAATTAGTAAAGAATGACGGTAACACTGTTGTCCTTAAAGATAAATTAGGCCTTCTAGAGGGCGAAATCATAGATGCAACTGTATTAAGCAAGAATGCTCTTGTAGCATTCTTAAAAGAGCAGGTTAAGGATGCTAAAGATAAGGGTGTATTGTTCTCGCTTCACATGAAAGCTACCATGATGAAGGTTTCCGATCCAATTATTTTTGGACATGCCGTTGAAGTTTTCTTTGCTGACGTATTCACCAAACATGCTTCCACTTTTAAAACTATAGGTATTAGCGCAAATGATGGATTGGAAAACTTGTTTACCAAACTTAATGAGTTGCCAGCCGATCAAAAAGAAGCAATAGAAAAAGATATTAAAAAAGCTATAAGCGAAGGTCCTGATTTGGCTATGGTAAATTCCGATAAAGGTATTACCAACCTTCATGTTCCTTCTGATATTATTATTGATGCTTCAATGCCTGCAATGATTCGTAACTCAGGTAAAATGTGGAATGCTGAAGGTAAAGCCCAAGATACCAAAGCGGTTATACCAGATAGCAGTTATGCTGAAATATACTCTGCAACAATTGACTTCTGTAGAAAACATGGTGCTTTTGACCCTACTACTATGGGCACTGTACCTAACGTAGGTCTTATGGCTCAAAAAGCCGAAGAATACGGTTCTCACGACAAAACTTTTGAAATTAGCGCAGCGGGTACCGTAAAAGTCGTTGATGTTAATTCCGGGAAAACTCTAGAAGAACATGTTGTTGAAGAAGGAGATATCTGGCGTATGTGTCAAGTAAAAGATGCTCCCATTCAAGATTGGATTAAACTAGCCGTCTCAAGAGCTAGAGCTACCAATGACCCTGCCGTTTTCTGGTTAGATGAAGATCGCGCCCATGATGCTGAGCTTATTAAAAAAGTAAATGCTTATTTACCTAATTATGATACATCCGAGTTAGACATTCGTATTCTTTCTCCTAAGAAAGCTACCGAGTTTACACTTGCGAGAATGAAAGAAGGTAAAGACACTATTTCTGTTTCAGGAAATGTGCTTAGAGATTACTTAACTGACCTTTTCCCTATACTTGAAGTAGGAACTAGTGCAAAAATGCTTTCTATTGTTCCTTTAATGAACGGTGGAGGTCTTTTTGAAACTGGTGCGGGTGGTTCAGCTCCAAAACATGTTGAGCAATTCTTAGAAGAGGGCCATTTACGATGGGATTCTTTAGGAGAATTCCTTGCCCTTGGTGTTTCACTTGATTTTTATGGCGAAAAGAACAAAAACGAAAAAGCTAGAATTTTAGGCGATGCTTTGGATAGCGCAACCGAAAAATTCTTGATCAATGATAAGTCGCCTTCAAGAAAGGTAAAGGAAATAGATACAAGAGGAAGTCACTTTTACTTGGCAATGTACTGGGCAGAAGCCTTAGCTAACCAATCCAAAGATGCAGAGCTACAAGCTACTTTCAAAAAAGTATTTGAAGTTATTGAAGGTAAGGAATCAACCATCGTAGATGAGTTGATAAAGGCTCAGGGCCAACCTCAAGACATTGGTGGCTACTACAAACCAAACCAAGAACTTGCTGCTAAGGCAATGCGACCCAGCCAAACTTTCAATTCTATTTTAGATACAATCTAA
- a CDS encoding DUF4294 domain-containing protein has translation MKKTLLFLFFVHFLFLGYSQIEEQPLDSVTEKMIIVEGDSIFRNSIDLDEVYLFGKLKFSSYKDKLRYYILRRKTLKVYPYAKLAAERLEELNDSITKIKKRRHQKKYTKEIQKFIEEEFSEELKKLTRTEGQILVKLIYRQTGETAFELVKELRSGWRAFWYNTTASMFKISLKERFQPDQVHEDYLIEDILQRAFAEFKLERQESVLDYDYTQLKDKWGHAGKEN, from the coding sequence ATGAAAAAAACACTCTTGTTTTTATTTTTTGTTCACTTCCTGTTTTTGGGGTATTCCCAGATAGAAGAACAACCTTTGGATTCTGTTACGGAAAAGATGATTATTGTTGAGGGTGATTCTATTTTTAGAAACTCTATAGATCTGGATGAAGTGTATCTGTTTGGTAAACTGAAGTTTAGTTCTTATAAAGATAAATTACGGTATTATATTCTTAGAAGAAAAACCTTAAAAGTATATCCTTATGCTAAATTGGCCGCGGAACGTCTTGAGGAGTTGAATGATAGCATTACAAAAATAAAGAAAAGGAGACATCAGAAAAAGTACACCAAAGAGATTCAGAAGTTTATTGAAGAAGAATTTTCTGAGGAATTGAAAAAATTGACACGTACCGAAGGTCAAATTCTAGTAAAGCTAATTTACAGGCAAACCGGAGAGACTGCATTTGAGTTAGTGAAGGAACTTCGTAGTGGTTGGCGTGCATTTTGGTACAATACCACGGCTAGCATGTTTAAAATAAGCTTAAAGGAGCGGTTTCAGCCGGATCAGGTGCATGAAGATTACCTCATAGAGGATATCCTGCAAAGGGCGTTTGCTGAGTTTAAATTGGAACGTCAAGAATCGGTTTTAGATTATGATTATACACAACTAAAGGATAAGTGGGGTCACGCTGGTAAAGAGAACTAA
- a CDS encoding DUF6095 family protein, whose translation MSQKRTDKDLLVKGLKHIAYTIALMFLAPGVIYQAFKNEGHPLYWPVLILGFIFAIAAIGMAFYSLQLIMESLFGKKNSSK comes from the coding sequence ATGTCTCAAAAGAGAACCGATAAAGACTTGCTCGTAAAAGGGCTTAAACATATTGCCTATACCATTGCCCTTATGTTCTTGGCTCCTGGTGTCATTTATCAAGCATTTAAAAATGAAGGTCACCCTTTGTATTGGCCAGTTCTTATTTTAGGATTTATTTTTGCCATTGCAGCTATTGGTATGGCTTTCTATAGCTTACAGCTCATTATGGAATCGCTATTCGGGAAGAAGAATAGCAGCAAGTAG
- a CDS encoding NUDIX hydrolase: MDELIDILDSDGNYTNKTAMKSEAHRKGWFHPTVHVWFYTMDGRVLIQQRSKTKDVFPLLWDVSVAGHIGAGEDIEISAVREIEEEIGLTITPEALEKIGVFKSIHRHSENLLDCEYHHAFLCELKVPLHKLTKQESEVEDLSLISLVQFSQEIWGLAHLQKYVPHSTEYYRAIVKAIKNRL, from the coding sequence ATGGACGAGCTAATTGATATACTAGATTCCGACGGAAATTACACGAACAAAACGGCAATGAAATCTGAAGCACATCGTAAAGGATGGTTTCACCCTACCGTCCATGTTTGGTTCTACACGATGGATGGCCGAGTTCTAATTCAACAAAGGTCCAAAACAAAAGATGTCTTCCCTCTGCTCTGGGATGTCTCTGTTGCCGGACATATTGGTGCTGGAGAGGATATTGAAATTTCCGCAGTTCGTGAAATTGAGGAAGAAATAGGGCTGACCATTACTCCGGAAGCACTAGAAAAAATAGGTGTTTTTAAATCTATTCACAGACATTCTGAAAATTTATTGGATTGCGAATATCATCACGCTTTTTTATGTGAGCTTAAAGTGCCATTACACAAACTTACAAAACAAGAAAGTGAAGTAGAAGACCTCTCTTTAATTTCACTTGTTCAATTCTCGCAAGAAATATGGGGTCTTGCCCACCTGCAAAAATATGTTCCTCATAGTACAGAATACTATAGGGCTATAGTTAAGGCTATAAAAAACAGATTATAA
- a CDS encoding TonB-dependent receptor: MNPLKKVILSVFLFFSISTFAQQRHTLSGTISEASSNETLIGVTIAFPELQTGVTTNEYGFYSITIPKGEYQLQVSYLGFQDIVQTITLDSDQKMNFSLQESAEQLQEVIVTEDVEKMDVRKPQMSVNSLSVGTIKKIPVILGEADVIKSILLLPGVTNAGEGSSGFNVRGGAVDQNLILLDEATIFNSSHLFGFFSVFNPDAIKDIKLYKGGIPARYGGRVSSVLDIFQKEGNSKKIKVNGGIGAVASRLLVEGPIKKDKAAFLVGGRASYAHLFLPLFDVDNTAYFYDLNTKLSYNINDSNSIFLSGYFGRDVFSISDSFVNTYGNAVGNFRWNHLFSDKLFSNLSLIYSNYYYGLKLDFVGFDWNSGIENFNIKYDLKHYVNDKFQINYGINNIYYRFNPGKIEPSNEDSGIVEEQLTQKYANEFAAYIDVEHDITKNLSLNYGLRFSNFVRLGQDEVNVYFNDSPVNFDPVLNVYQEGLVIDTYSVKKSGSLATFNNLEPRISLAYTINNTSSVKASYTRLAQYLHLLSNTSSPTPLDVWTPSGPFIKPQLLDQYAIGYFKNFKEGDYSVETEAFYKDVDNRIDYIDGANLIANDAIEQVILNGEARAYGLEFLFRKNEGKFQGWLAYTLSKSEQRTPGRTIELNDGTMFKESGINAGGWYNTPYDKTHDVSLYGSYDLNEKWNFNTNFVFQTGQPTNYPIGQFNFQGLTVPYYGLRNEERLPAYHRMDISATLTPKKNRNRKWQTEWVFSIYNVYNRRNAASISFSRNEDTGVNEAVRTSIFGVVPAVTYNFKF, translated from the coding sequence ATGAACCCACTCAAAAAGGTCATTTTATCAGTTTTCCTATTTTTTTCCATATCCACATTCGCTCAGCAGCGGCATACTTTAAGTGGTACCATTTCCGAAGCCTCCAGTAACGAAACCCTTATTGGAGTTACTATTGCGTTTCCCGAACTACAAACGGGTGTTACCACAAATGAATATGGGTTTTATTCCATAACTATTCCAAAGGGCGAATACCAACTACAAGTATCCTACTTGGGTTTTCAAGATATTGTCCAGACCATAACTTTGGATTCGGACCAAAAAATGAATTTTTCGTTACAAGAGTCCGCGGAACAATTACAAGAAGTTATAGTTACCGAAGATGTTGAGAAAATGGATGTGCGCAAGCCTCAGATGAGCGTGAACTCTCTTTCGGTGGGTACAATCAAAAAAATTCCCGTTATTTTAGGAGAGGCAGACGTTATCAAATCCATTCTTTTGCTACCGGGCGTAACCAATGCCGGTGAAGGTTCTTCTGGTTTTAATGTTCGTGGTGGAGCGGTAGACCAGAATTTAATTCTACTAGATGAAGCTACAATTTTTAACTCTTCGCATTTATTCGGATTTTTCTCGGTTTTTAATCCAGATGCCATAAAAGACATCAAATTATACAAAGGGGGTATCCCTGCACGGTATGGCGGAAGAGTTTCTTCCGTTCTTGATATTTTTCAGAAAGAGGGCAATAGCAAAAAAATTAAGGTAAACGGTGGTATTGGTGCCGTAGCCAGCCGTTTATTGGTAGAAGGTCCTATAAAGAAAGACAAAGCAGCCTTTTTGGTTGGTGGTCGCGCCTCGTATGCCCATTTGTTCCTACCACTTTTTGACGTAGACAATACGGCCTACTTCTACGACTTGAATACCAAACTCAGTTACAATATTAATGATAGCAATAGTATTTTTTTGTCGGGGTATTTTGGCCGTGATGTCTTCAGTATTAGTGATAGCTTTGTGAACACCTATGGAAATGCCGTTGGAAACTTCAGATGGAATCACTTGTTTTCGGACAAACTCTTCTCCAACCTTTCTTTAATTTATTCGAATTATTATTACGGTCTAAAATTAGACTTTGTAGGTTTCGATTGGAATTCTGGCATTGAAAATTTCAATATTAAGTACGACTTAAAACACTATGTGAACGACAAGTTTCAAATCAATTATGGCATCAACAATATTTATTATCGCTTTAACCCTGGTAAAATAGAGCCCAGTAATGAAGATTCAGGCATTGTTGAAGAGCAATTAACCCAAAAATATGCAAATGAGTTTGCCGCTTACATTGATGTTGAGCATGATATTACAAAAAACCTGAGCCTTAATTACGGACTTCGTTTTAGTAATTTCGTTCGTTTAGGTCAAGATGAAGTAAATGTGTATTTCAATGACAGTCCCGTTAATTTTGACCCGGTTTTAAATGTGTACCAAGAAGGACTCGTTATCGATACCTATAGTGTAAAGAAAAGTGGCAGCTTGGCAACTTTCAATAATTTAGAACCCCGTATTTCGCTAGCCTACACCATTAACAACACAAGTTCAGTAAAAGCTAGCTACACCCGCTTGGCACAATACTTACATTTATTATCCAATACAAGTTCCCCTACTCCACTGGATGTTTGGACACCTAGCGGACCGTTCATAAAACCCCAACTTTTGGACCAGTATGCTATCGGGTATTTTAAAAATTTCAAAGAAGGTGATTATTCTGTTGAAACGGAGGCTTTCTATAAGGACGTAGATAATCGTATTGATTATATAGATGGCGCTAACTTAATAGCCAATGATGCTATTGAACAGGTTATCTTAAATGGAGAAGCACGGGCGTACGGGCTAGAATTTCTATTTAGAAAAAACGAAGGCAAATTTCAAGGATGGCTGGCATACACCCTATCAAAATCCGAACAAAGAACACCTGGAAGAACCATTGAGCTAAATGACGGTACTATGTTTAAAGAAAGTGGAATTAACGCAGGAGGATGGTATAACACACCTTATGATAAAACCCATGATGTATCTCTTTACGGCAGCTATGACCTTAATGAAAAATGGAATTTCAATACCAATTTTGTTTTCCAGACCGGACAACCCACTAATTACCCTATTGGTCAATTCAACTTTCAAGGATTGACCGTTCCTTATTACGGCCTAAGAAATGAAGAGCGATTGCCCGCTTATCACCGCATGGACATTTCTGCCACGCTAACCCCAAAAAAGAATAGAAATAGAAAATGGCAGACCGAATGGGTCTTTAGTATCTACAATGTATACAACCGCAGGAATGCGGCTTCCATAAGTTTTAGTCGTAACGAAGATACGGGGGTCAATGAAGCGGTCCGTACCTCTATTTTTGGTGTTGTACCTGCGGTAACCTATAATTTTAAATTTTAA
- the rplS gene encoding 50S ribosomal protein L19: protein MEELLKFVEDEFVPKKEFPKFSAGDTITVYYEIKEGEKTRTQFFRGVVIQRRGSGSTETFTIRKMSGTVGVERIFPINMPALQKVEVNKKGKVRRARIFYFRGLTGKKARIKEVRS, encoded by the coding sequence ATGGAAGAATTATTAAAATTCGTAGAAGACGAGTTTGTTCCAAAAAAAGAATTCCCAAAATTTTCAGCTGGTGACACTATTACTGTGTACTACGAAATTAAGGAAGGTGAAAAAACACGTACTCAGTTCTTTAGAGGTGTTGTTATCCAAAGAAGAGGTTCTGGTTCTACCGAGACTTTTACAATCCGTAAAATGTCAGGTACAGTTGGTGTAGAGCGTATTTTCCCAATCAATATGCCAGCTTTACAGAAAGTTGAAGTTAACAAAAAAGGTAAAGTACGTAGAGCTCGTATCTTCTACTTTAGAGGCCTTACTGGTAAAAAAGCACGTATCAAAGAGGTTCGTTCTTAA
- the trmD gene encoding tRNA (guanosine(37)-N1)-methyltransferase TrmD, which translates to MRIDIITVLPELLESPFGASILKRAIDKGLVEVHMHNIRDYTDKSYNQVDDYQFGGGAGMVLMIEPIDKCISALKAERDYDEVIYMTPDGETLNQRIANGMSLLNNVIILCGHYKGVDQRIRDAFITREISIGDYVLSGGELGAAILCDAVIRLIPGVLNNETSALTDTFQDDLLAPPVYTRPSEYKGMKVPDVLLSGNFPKIEKWREDQAQKRTEERRPDLLK; encoded by the coding sequence ATGCGCATTGATATCATTACCGTTTTGCCCGAATTGCTAGAAAGTCCGTTTGGAGCATCTATATTAAAAAGAGCTATTGACAAGGGTCTTGTTGAAGTGCATATGCACAATATAAGAGACTACACAGACAAAAGCTATAACCAAGTAGACGATTACCAATTTGGTGGCGGAGCTGGTATGGTACTAATGATAGAACCCATTGACAAGTGTATTTCTGCATTAAAAGCAGAAAGAGACTATGATGAAGTCATCTACATGACACCAGATGGCGAAACCTTAAACCAGAGAATAGCCAATGGCATGTCATTACTCAATAATGTTATTATTCTTTGCGGTCATTACAAAGGAGTGGACCAAAGAATTAGAGATGCCTTTATTACGCGTGAAATTTCAATAGGAGATTATGTTCTTTCCGGTGGAGAATTAGGTGCTGCTATTCTTTGCGATGCAGTTATTAGATTAATTCCAGGTGTTTTGAACAATGAAACGTCAGCTTTGACGGATACATTCCAAGATGACCTCCTTGCGCCTCCCGTATACACCAGACCTTCTGAATACAAAGGTATGAAAGTACCGGATGTACTTTTAAGCGGTAACTTTCCTAAAATAGAAAAGTGGAGAGAAGATCAAGCCCAAAAAAGAACGGAAGAACGTAGACCGGATTTGCTAAAATAA